A genomic region of Tamandua tetradactyla isolate mTamTet1 chromosome 2, mTamTet1.pri, whole genome shotgun sequence contains the following coding sequences:
- the STKLD1 gene encoding serine/threonine kinase-like domain-containing protein STKLD1 isoform X2, giving the protein MFHFRISVCRTLRACFCMRAPALALSPTVFRGLCARSPSPSRGLRAGSGWMQNILGQALDALEHLHQMDILHRNLKPSNIVLVSPNRCKLQDLSSSTLMTDEAKWNVRAEEGDPFQKSWMAPEALRFSFSQKSDVWSMGCILLDMANCSFMNKTEAMLLRKAIRELPGSLECALKQLEEKGVPDAVTLASLLPMMLQIEPQERTTVRDAIHFAFVSSSFKSSSVAMTLDVHRQPLPTHLADMLLAGSIASVLEVLQNFSSRPEVQLRALKRLLTMPEDELGLPWPLELVEEVVSIMKQHKRILDMQLCACSLLLRVLGQALVHSLDAQVPWDSAMVADLLSITRSHPDSEELIILVYSLLTIIAGQEPVAEELQRAGLFKHILEHLDSCLAHRDICLSGLGLLWALLVDAVLVDKTPLENAPALLAQVLTTYPTDTEMAEAGCAVYWLLSLQGCIKEGELERVTALLLHSVRLCQDRVLLVNNAYRGLASLAKRSELAAFQVVMQEEGGSGLMLIKETYCRHQDDPEVVENVCMLLAHLASYGEILPELLSEDIRSLAQEIRGRFSSSLELVSYAEKVLLRLEEALPPSSPENSLSLCLDGKEADTAKAPPQSTPPLPS; this is encoded by the exons ATGTTTCACTTTCGTATTTCAGTCTGTCGCACACTGCGAGCGTGTTTCTGCATGCGTGCTCCCGCTTTGGCTCTGAGCCCCACTGTGTTCCGTGGCCTCTGCGCACGCAGCCCCTCTCCCAGCAGGGGCCTCCGTGCAGGCTCCGGG TGGATGCAGAACATTCTGGGCCAAGCGCTGGACGCACTGGAACACCTGCACCAGATGGACATCCTGCACAG GAACCTCAAGCCCTCCAACATCGTCCTCGTCAGCCCCAACCGCTGCAAGCTGCAGGACCTGAGCTCCAGCACTCTGATGACCGATGAGGCCAAGTGGAATGTCCGGGCAGAGGAAGGTG ATCCCTTCCAGAAGTCCTGGATGGCTCCAGAAGCCCTCAGATTCTCCTTCAGCCAGAAGTCTGACGTCTGGTCCATGGGTTGCATCCTCCTTGACATGGCCAACTGCTCCTTCATGAAT AAGACAGAGGCCATGCTTCTGCGGAAGGCAATCCGCGAGCTTCCGGGCAGCCTGGAGTGCGCCCTGAAGCAGCTGGAGGAGAAGGGGGTCCCCGACGCAGTAACCCTGGCTTCTCTCTTGCCGATGATGCTTCAGATCGAGCCTCAGGAACGGACCACTGTGAG GGATGCGATCCACTTCGCCTTTGTGAGCAGCTCCTTCAAGTCCTCGAGCGTGGCCATGACCTTGGATGTGCACAGGCAGCCGCTGCCCACCCACCTGGCCGACATGCTGCTGGCGGGCAGCATCGCAAGTGTCTTAG AGGTCTTGCAGAATTTCTCCAGCAGACCCGAGGTCCAACTCAGGGCCCTGAAGCGGCTCTTGACAATGCCTGAAGACGAGCTGG GTCTGCCCTGGCCACTGGAGCTGGTGGAGGAGGTGGTCAGCATCATGAAGCAGCACAAGAGGATTCTCGACATGCAGCTGTGTGCCTGCTCCCTGCTGCTGCGCGTCCTGGGCCAAG CGCTAGTGCACAGCCTGGATGCACAGGTACCATGGGACAGCGCCATGGTCGCCGACCTACTGAGCATCACGCGGAGCCACCCCGACTCAGAGGAGCTGATCATCTTGGTCTACAGCTTGCTCACCATCATCGCGGGCCAGG aaccggtggcggaggagctgcaGAGAGCCGGGCTGTTCAAGCACATCCTGGAGCACCTGGACAGCTGCCTGGCACACAGGGACATCTGCCTCAGTGGCCTTGGCCTCCTTTGGGCCCTGCTAGTGGATG CTGTCTTGGTGGACAAGACCCCCTTGGAGAATGCACCAGCCCTCCTCGCCCAGGTGCTGACAACCTACCCCACGGATACAGAGATGGCCGAAGCCGGCTGTGCAGTCTACTGGCTGCTGTCCCTCCAGG GCTGCATCAAGGAGGGCGAGCTGGAGCGGGTGACGGCGCTGCTCCTCCACAGCGTCCGGCTGTGCCAGGACAGGGTCCTGCTGGTGAACAACGCCTACCGGGGCCTGGCCAGCCTTGCCAAGAGGTCAG AGCTGGCAGCCTTTCAGGTGGTGATGCAGGAGGAGGGCGGCAGTGGACTGATGCTCATTAAGGAGACCTACTGCCGCCACCAGGATGACCCTGAGGTGGTGGAGAATGTCTGCATGTTGCTGGCCCACCTGGCTTCCTATG GGGAGATCCTGCCTGAGCTCCTGTCCGAAGACATCAGGTCCCTGGCCCAGGAGATCAGGGGGCGCTTCTCCTCCAGTCTG
- the STKLD1 gene encoding serine/threonine kinase-like domain-containing protein STKLD1 isoform X1, with the protein MEKYQLLERLKPGALGVNLVVEETSRVKHVVKQVECIDEHQANAALEELMPLLQLQHPHISVYQELFIMWDSQISSLFLCLVMEYHRESLEGVIEEKRKARAIMDSEWMQNILGQALDALEHLHQMDILHRNLKPSNIVLVSPNRCKLQDLSSSTLMTDEAKWNVRAEEDPFQKSWMAPEALRFSFSQKSDVWSMGCILLDMANCSFMNKTEAMLLRKAIRELPGSLECALKQLEEKGVPDAVTLASLLPMMLQIEPQERTTVRDAIHFAFVSSSFKSSSVAMTLDVHRQPLPTHLADMLLAGSIASVLEVLQNFSSRPEVQLRALKRLLTMPEDELGLPWPLELVEEVVSIMKQHKRILDMQLCACSLLLRVLGQALVHSLDAQVPWDSAMVADLLSITRSHPDSEELIILVYSLLTIIAGQEPVAEELQRAGLFKHILEHLDSCLAHRDICLSGLGLLWALLVDAVLVDKTPLENAPALLAQVLTTYPTDTEMAEAGCAVYWLLSLQGCIKEGELERVTALLLHSVRLCQDRVLLVNNAYRGLASLAKRSELAAFQVVMQEEGGSGLMLIKETYCRHQDDPEVVENVCMLLAHLASYGEILPELLSEDIRSLAQEIRGRFSSSLELVSYAEKVLLRLEEALPPSSPENSLSLCLDGKEADTAKAPPQSTPPLPS; encoded by the exons ATGGAGAAGTATCAG ttgttGGAGAGGCTGAAGCCCGGGGCCCTGGGGGTGAACCTGGTGGTGGAAGAAACCAGCAGAGTGAAGCACGTGGTAAAGCAG GTGGAGTGCATCGATGAGCATCAGGCAAACGCAGCTCTAGAGGAG CTGATGCCACTGCTGCAGCTGCAGCACCCCCACATCTCCGTGTACCAGGAGCTGTTCATCATGTGGGACAGCCAG ATCTCCTCTCTGTTCCTCTGCCTGGTGATGGAGTACCACAGGGAGAGCCTCGAGGGCGTCATCGAGGAGAAGAGAAAGGCCAGGGCCATCATGGACTCGGAG TGGATGCAGAACATTCTGGGCCAAGCGCTGGACGCACTGGAACACCTGCACCAGATGGACATCCTGCACAG GAACCTCAAGCCCTCCAACATCGTCCTCGTCAGCCCCAACCGCTGCAAGCTGCAGGACCTGAGCTCCAGCACTCTGATGACCGATGAGGCCAAGTGGAATGTCCGGGCAGAGGAAG ATCCCTTCCAGAAGTCCTGGATGGCTCCAGAAGCCCTCAGATTCTCCTTCAGCCAGAAGTCTGACGTCTGGTCCATGGGTTGCATCCTCCTTGACATGGCCAACTGCTCCTTCATGAAT AAGACAGAGGCCATGCTTCTGCGGAAGGCAATCCGCGAGCTTCCGGGCAGCCTGGAGTGCGCCCTGAAGCAGCTGGAGGAGAAGGGGGTCCCCGACGCAGTAACCCTGGCTTCTCTCTTGCCGATGATGCTTCAGATCGAGCCTCAGGAACGGACCACTGTGAG GGATGCGATCCACTTCGCCTTTGTGAGCAGCTCCTTCAAGTCCTCGAGCGTGGCCATGACCTTGGATGTGCACAGGCAGCCGCTGCCCACCCACCTGGCCGACATGCTGCTGGCGGGCAGCATCGCAAGTGTCTTAG AGGTCTTGCAGAATTTCTCCAGCAGACCCGAGGTCCAACTCAGGGCCCTGAAGCGGCTCTTGACAATGCCTGAAGACGAGCTGG GTCTGCCCTGGCCACTGGAGCTGGTGGAGGAGGTGGTCAGCATCATGAAGCAGCACAAGAGGATTCTCGACATGCAGCTGTGTGCCTGCTCCCTGCTGCTGCGCGTCCTGGGCCAAG CGCTAGTGCACAGCCTGGATGCACAGGTACCATGGGACAGCGCCATGGTCGCCGACCTACTGAGCATCACGCGGAGCCACCCCGACTCAGAGGAGCTGATCATCTTGGTCTACAGCTTGCTCACCATCATCGCGGGCCAGG aaccggtggcggaggagctgcaGAGAGCCGGGCTGTTCAAGCACATCCTGGAGCACCTGGACAGCTGCCTGGCACACAGGGACATCTGCCTCAGTGGCCTTGGCCTCCTTTGGGCCCTGCTAGTGGATG CTGTCTTGGTGGACAAGACCCCCTTGGAGAATGCACCAGCCCTCCTCGCCCAGGTGCTGACAACCTACCCCACGGATACAGAGATGGCCGAAGCCGGCTGTGCAGTCTACTGGCTGCTGTCCCTCCAGG GCTGCATCAAGGAGGGCGAGCTGGAGCGGGTGACGGCGCTGCTCCTCCACAGCGTCCGGCTGTGCCAGGACAGGGTCCTGCTGGTGAACAACGCCTACCGGGGCCTGGCCAGCCTTGCCAAGAGGTCAG AGCTGGCAGCCTTTCAGGTGGTGATGCAGGAGGAGGGCGGCAGTGGACTGATGCTCATTAAGGAGACCTACTGCCGCCACCAGGATGACCCTGAGGTGGTGGAGAATGTCTGCATGTTGCTGGCCCACCTGGCTTCCTATG GGGAGATCCTGCCTGAGCTCCTGTCCGAAGACATCAGGTCCCTGGCCCAGGAGATCAGGGGGCGCTTCTCCTCCAGTCTG
- the STKLD1 gene encoding serine/threonine kinase-like domain-containing protein STKLD1 isoform X3: MSWPGSLVLKCKGTNQITALRGGVRACRGRGLWTGQHGSQHPQPELVTHRNLKPSNIVLVSPNRCKLQDLSSSTLMTDEAKWNVRAEEGDPFQKSWMAPEALRFSFSQKSDVWSMGCILLDMANCSFMNKTEAMLLRKAIRELPGSLECALKQLEEKGVPDAVTLASLLPMMLQIEPQERTTVRDAIHFAFVSSSFKSSSVAMTLDVHRQPLPTHLADMLLAGSIASVLEVLQNFSSRPEVQLRALKRLLTMPEDELGLPWPLELVEEVVSIMKQHKRILDMQLCACSLLLRVLGQALVHSLDAQVPWDSAMVADLLSITRSHPDSEELIILVYSLLTIIAGQEPVAEELQRAGLFKHILEHLDSCLAHRDICLSGLGLLWALLVDAVLVDKTPLENAPALLAQVLTTYPTDTEMAEAGCAVYWLLSLQGCIKEGELERVTALLLHSVRLCQDRVLLVNNAYRGLASLAKRSELAAFQVVMQEEGGSGLMLIKETYCRHQDDPEVVENVCMLLAHLASYGEILPELLSEDIRSLAQEIRGRFSSSLELVSYAEKVLLRLEEALPPSSPENSLSLCLDGKEADTAKAPPQSTPPLPS, translated from the exons ATGAGCTGGCCCGGCAGTTTGGTTCTAAAGTGCAAGGGGACGAACCAGATAACAGCCCTCCGGGGAGGCGTCAGGGCCTGCCGTGGCCGCGGCCTGTGGACGGGCCAGCATGGGTCACAGCACCCCCAGCCTGAGCTTGTCACCCACCG GAACCTCAAGCCCTCCAACATCGTCCTCGTCAGCCCCAACCGCTGCAAGCTGCAGGACCTGAGCTCCAGCACTCTGATGACCGATGAGGCCAAGTGGAATGTCCGGGCAGAGGAAGGTG ATCCCTTCCAGAAGTCCTGGATGGCTCCAGAAGCCCTCAGATTCTCCTTCAGCCAGAAGTCTGACGTCTGGTCCATGGGTTGCATCCTCCTTGACATGGCCAACTGCTCCTTCATGAAT AAGACAGAGGCCATGCTTCTGCGGAAGGCAATCCGCGAGCTTCCGGGCAGCCTGGAGTGCGCCCTGAAGCAGCTGGAGGAGAAGGGGGTCCCCGACGCAGTAACCCTGGCTTCTCTCTTGCCGATGATGCTTCAGATCGAGCCTCAGGAACGGACCACTGTGAG GGATGCGATCCACTTCGCCTTTGTGAGCAGCTCCTTCAAGTCCTCGAGCGTGGCCATGACCTTGGATGTGCACAGGCAGCCGCTGCCCACCCACCTGGCCGACATGCTGCTGGCGGGCAGCATCGCAAGTGTCTTAG AGGTCTTGCAGAATTTCTCCAGCAGACCCGAGGTCCAACTCAGGGCCCTGAAGCGGCTCTTGACAATGCCTGAAGACGAGCTGG GTCTGCCCTGGCCACTGGAGCTGGTGGAGGAGGTGGTCAGCATCATGAAGCAGCACAAGAGGATTCTCGACATGCAGCTGTGTGCCTGCTCCCTGCTGCTGCGCGTCCTGGGCCAAG CGCTAGTGCACAGCCTGGATGCACAGGTACCATGGGACAGCGCCATGGTCGCCGACCTACTGAGCATCACGCGGAGCCACCCCGACTCAGAGGAGCTGATCATCTTGGTCTACAGCTTGCTCACCATCATCGCGGGCCAGG aaccggtggcggaggagctgcaGAGAGCCGGGCTGTTCAAGCACATCCTGGAGCACCTGGACAGCTGCCTGGCACACAGGGACATCTGCCTCAGTGGCCTTGGCCTCCTTTGGGCCCTGCTAGTGGATG CTGTCTTGGTGGACAAGACCCCCTTGGAGAATGCACCAGCCCTCCTCGCCCAGGTGCTGACAACCTACCCCACGGATACAGAGATGGCCGAAGCCGGCTGTGCAGTCTACTGGCTGCTGTCCCTCCAGG GCTGCATCAAGGAGGGCGAGCTGGAGCGGGTGACGGCGCTGCTCCTCCACAGCGTCCGGCTGTGCCAGGACAGGGTCCTGCTGGTGAACAACGCCTACCGGGGCCTGGCCAGCCTTGCCAAGAGGTCAG AGCTGGCAGCCTTTCAGGTGGTGATGCAGGAGGAGGGCGGCAGTGGACTGATGCTCATTAAGGAGACCTACTGCCGCCACCAGGATGACCCTGAGGTGGTGGAGAATGTCTGCATGTTGCTGGCCCACCTGGCTTCCTATG GGGAGATCCTGCCTGAGCTCCTGTCCGAAGACATCAGGTCCCTGGCCCAGGAGATCAGGGGGCGCTTCTCCTCCAGTCTG